From one Comamonas piscis genomic stretch:
- a CDS encoding SLC13 family permease, translated as MSITTPSSAPPQDAPSGNMLLWILLALALGFAVWQPRSPQATLALVDWQTIGALAGLLAITQAVERSGMLQATAQRLLTRVSTLRGLALLLTAAAALLSALVTNDVSLFLLVPLTAVLAAQAHLPLARLVVLQALAVNAGSAFTPIGNPQNLYLWHRSGESFLGFMAMMGPTVAIMLAWLFVAVWWLVPRTAITLKPATAPTAVQPRLLTMAVLLFVAFVIALERHWTLAGLGLVFGVFALAAPRVLRGVDWALLATIALMFVVLRQVAELPAMQTLLQQWPIAEGWRAYLAAIVASQVISNVPATILLDGTVRDLPALAAGVSVGGFGCVLGSLANLIALRLARLPNGLWEFHRISIPFLLVCAASAALLRLG; from the coding sequence ATGTCGATCACTACCCCCTCTTCTGCCCCCCCGCAAGATGCCCCCAGCGGAAATATGCTGCTGTGGATCTTGTTGGCGCTGGCCCTAGGATTCGCCGTGTGGCAGCCGCGCAGTCCGCAGGCAACCCTGGCGCTGGTGGACTGGCAAACGATTGGCGCCTTGGCCGGCCTGCTGGCAATCACCCAAGCCGTCGAGCGCAGCGGCATGCTGCAGGCCACCGCACAGCGGCTGCTGACGCGGGTATCGACCTTACGCGGCCTGGCGCTGCTGTTGACGGCAGCAGCGGCCTTGCTGTCGGCCTTGGTAACCAACGATGTCAGCCTATTTTTGCTGGTGCCGCTGACAGCGGTGCTCGCCGCACAAGCCCATTTGCCATTGGCGCGGCTGGTGGTGCTGCAGGCCTTGGCGGTGAACGCCGGCTCCGCGTTCACTCCCATCGGCAACCCGCAAAACCTCTACCTCTGGCACCGCTCTGGCGAGAGCTTTTTGGGCTTTATGGCGATGATGGGTCCGACGGTGGCCATCATGCTGGCCTGGCTGTTCGTGGCAGTGTGGTGGCTGGTACCGCGCACAGCGATCACCCTCAAGCCAGCCACCGCACCCACCGCTGTGCAGCCCCGTTTGCTGACCATGGCCGTGCTGCTGTTCGTCGCCTTTGTCATCGCGCTGGAGCGCCACTGGACCTTAGCCGGCCTGGGCTTGGTGTTTGGCGTGTTTGCGCTCGCCGCGCCCCGGGTACTGCGCGGCGTGGACTGGGCCTTGCTGGCCACCATTGCGCTGATGTTTGTGGTGCTGCGCCAGGTGGCAGAGTTGCCGGCCATGCAAACGCTGCTGCAGCAATGGCCGATTGCCGAGGGCTGGCGCGCCTACCTGGCTGCCATTGTGGCCTCGCAGGTCATTAGCAATGTGCCCGCCACCATCTTGCTGGACGGCACCGTGCGCGACCTACCCGCCTTGGCCGCCGGGGTCAGCGTTGGCGGCTTTGGCTGCGTGCTGGGCTCCCTGGCTAATCTGATCGCGCTACGCCTGGCCCGGCTACCCAATGGGCTCTGGGAGTTTCATCGCATCAGCATTCCGTTCTTGCTGGTGTGCGCAGCTTCAGCGGCTTTGCTGCGTTTGGGGTGA
- a CDS encoding nitroreductase encodes MNKPLSPSLISTVTPAANSAQLRRSVRGFASQPVADALLHDCLQEARRAPSGANLQPGYFWQVCGARREQLSTQLQHAYEAGEQEAEDYGYFPSPLPMSMRKRQVAAAQALYGALGVERGDAAGRGAQFGRNFRFFDAPVALIITIDSGFGPGGYMDLGMAIYGLMLAAQSRGLATCAIGAMASYPGLIRDVLALPSTQTVVCGMALGYEDVGAPVNQALTARAELDAYFKRLD; translated from the coding sequence ATGAACAAGCCTCTCTCTCCCTCGCTTATCAGCACTGTCACCCCGGCAGCCAACAGCGCGCAGCTGCGCCGTTCAGTGCGGGGTTTTGCCTCGCAGCCGGTGGCAGATGCGTTGCTGCACGATTGTCTGCAAGAGGCCCGGCGGGCGCCCAGCGGTGCCAATTTGCAGCCTGGCTACTTCTGGCAGGTCTGCGGCGCGCGGCGCGAGCAGCTATCTACCCAGCTGCAACATGCCTATGAGGCAGGCGAGCAAGAGGCGGAGGACTATGGCTACTTCCCCAGCCCGCTGCCTATGTCGATGCGCAAACGCCAGGTTGCGGCGGCACAGGCCTTGTATGGCGCACTGGGCGTGGAGCGAGGCGATGCAGCGGGCCGGGGCGCACAGTTTGGGCGCAATTTTCGGTTCTTTGATGCGCCGGTGGCCCTCATCATCACCATCGACAGCGGCTTTGGGCCGGGCGGTTATATGGACTTGGGCATGGCCATCTATGGCCTGATGCTGGCGGCACAGTCGCGCGGTTTGGCGACTTGTGCCATTGGCGCCATGGCCTCGTACCCGGGCCTGATCCGCGATGTGCTGGCGCTGCCCAGCACACAAACCGTGGTCTGCGGCATGGCGCTGGGCTATGAGGATGTGGGCGCGCCAGTGAACCAGGCCCTGACCGCGCGCGCAGAACTGGACGCCTACTTTAAACGCCTAGATTGA
- a CDS encoding AAA family ATPase, with the protein MLSTLAIANYRSLRQLLVPLGQITVITGPNGSGKSSVYKALRLLADIANGGVVRSLVREGGLASTLWAGPEEISARMRRGEVPVQGTVRRKPVQLQLGFASDDDGFGYAIDIGMPTPSTILKAFAHDPEIKHEALWSGPTWRPSATLVERQAAQLRLRGDGRGAYWLPVERPIPRWASMLTEFVDPVAAPEMLTVREQLRSWRFYDHFRSDVDAPARQPQLGTYTPVLSNDGADLAAAWETITAIGDHEALMAAVEDAFAGAQITVHQDGSRLELLMHQPGLLRPLHTNELSDGTLRYLLWIAALLTPRPPQMLVLNEPETSLHPDLLPALGRLIAVAARQTQVIVVTHANRLLAALEDAAAELDYQAIHLEKNLGETHIANIPASELPRWQWHER; encoded by the coding sequence ATGCTCAGCACCTTAGCCATTGCCAACTACCGCTCCTTGCGCCAATTGCTGGTGCCTTTGGGCCAGATAACCGTCATTACCGGGCCCAATGGCAGCGGCAAAAGCAGCGTCTACAAAGCGCTGCGCCTGCTGGCCGATATCGCCAACGGGGGCGTGGTGCGCTCCCTGGTGCGCGAGGGAGGGCTGGCCTCCACGCTCTGGGCGGGGCCTGAGGAAATTTCTGCACGCATGCGCCGTGGCGAGGTGCCCGTGCAAGGTACGGTGCGGCGCAAACCGGTGCAGTTGCAGCTGGGTTTTGCATCCGACGATGACGGCTTTGGCTACGCTATCGATATCGGCATGCCCACGCCATCGACGATTCTCAAAGCCTTTGCGCATGACCCGGAGATCAAACACGAAGCCCTCTGGTCCGGCCCAACCTGGCGCCCCAGCGCCACCCTGGTGGAGCGCCAAGCCGCCCAGCTGCGCTTGCGAGGCGATGGCCGTGGCGCGTACTGGCTACCGGTAGAGCGCCCTATCCCGCGCTGGGCCAGCATGCTGACCGAGTTTGTCGACCCGGTTGCCGCGCCTGAGATGCTGACCGTGCGCGAGCAGCTGCGCTCCTGGCGCTTTTACGACCACTTCCGCAGCGATGTGGATGCCCCCGCCCGCCAGCCGCAGCTGGGCACCTACACGCCGGTGCTGAGCAACGATGGCGCGGACCTGGCAGCGGCCTGGGAAACCATCACCGCCATTGGCGACCACGAAGCGCTGATGGCCGCAGTGGAAGACGCCTTTGCCGGCGCCCAGATCACCGTTCACCAAGATGGCAGCCGCCTGGAACTGCTGATGCACCAGCCCGGCCTGCTGCGGCCCCTGCATACCAATGAGCTGTCTGACGGCACCTTGCGCTATCTGCTCTGGATTGCCGCGCTGCTGACGCCGCGCCCGCCCCAGATGCTGGTGCTCAACGAGCCGGAAACCAGTTTGCACCCCGATCTGCTGCCTGCGCTGGGCCGCCTGATCGCCGTGGCTGCGCGCCAGACCCAGGTGATTGTCGTGACTCACGCCAATCGCTTGCTGGCTGCGTTGGAAGACGCCGCCGCTGAGCTGGACTACCAGGCCATCCATTTGGAAAAGAATCTGGGCGAGACCCATATTGCCAATATCCCGGCGAGCGAGCTACCGCGCTGGCAATGGCATGAGCGTTGA
- a CDS encoding beta-ketoacyl synthase N-terminal-like domain-containing protein has translation MPTPPVFIASYARSAVVPVGGAFKHLHTHEIAAPVLQGLLQRAGLPADAVDAVVLGNALGAGGNPARMLALAGQLPLHCAAYTVDTQCCAGLDAIALGASLVASGQAEVVVAGGAEAWSRAPIRATRPLHAGDSAVPYERPPFAPPPHKDPDLLLAAARYAASAGYSRAAQDGYAAASHARALASAAVLAREIIPVAGIVQDAFPRSLSQRQLDRMPVIAQTDADIADEARRDHAVSTVAISPKADAAALVLLVSEAACRRWGLQPSAQWLGHQSLGGSPAMPLVLALDAAQALLQRQGMDWSQLATIELHDAFAVQGLQWQALLQSQGMDASLLNRHGGGIARGHPIGASAAVALVRVLADLQQATTGTSAALGLAAVAGAGGLGSAALVCQTALLY, from the coding sequence ATGCCCACACCCCCCGTCTTTATCGCCAGCTATGCCCGCAGTGCCGTGGTGCCCGTCGGTGGCGCCTTCAAGCATTTGCACACACATGAGATTGCTGCGCCCGTGCTGCAGGGCTTGCTACAACGCGCGGGGCTGCCGGCAGACGCCGTTGATGCCGTTGTGCTGGGCAATGCCTTGGGCGCTGGCGGCAACCCCGCCCGCATGCTCGCCTTGGCGGGCCAGCTGCCGCTGCACTGCGCCGCCTACACGGTCGATACGCAGTGCTGCGCCGGCCTTGACGCCATAGCGCTGGGCGCCAGCCTGGTGGCCAGCGGCCAGGCCGAGGTGGTGGTGGCCGGCGGCGCGGAGGCCTGGAGCCGCGCCCCCATCCGCGCTACTCGCCCCTTGCATGCGGGTGACAGCGCCGTGCCTTATGAGCGCCCGCCCTTTGCCCCGCCACCGCATAAGGATCCGGACCTGCTATTGGCCGCCGCGCGCTATGCCGCTAGCGCGGGCTACAGCCGTGCGGCGCAAGACGGCTATGCGGCGGCCAGCCATGCACGCGCACTGGCCAGTGCCGCGGTGCTGGCACGCGAGATCATCCCCGTGGCGGGCATTGTGCAAGATGCGTTTCCGCGCAGTTTGAGCCAGCGCCAGCTGGACCGTATGCCGGTGATCGCGCAGACCGATGCCGACATCGCGGATGAAGCGCGTCGCGACCATGCCGTCAGCACCGTCGCCATCTCGCCCAAGGCCGATGCAGCGGCGCTGGTGCTGTTGGTCAGCGAAGCCGCCTGCCGCCGCTGGGGCCTGCAGCCCAGCGCGCAATGGCTGGGCCACCAGTCACTAGGCGGGTCGCCTGCGATGCCCTTGGTGCTGGCCTTGGATGCTGCCCAAGCTTTGCTGCAGCGCCAAGGTATGGACTGGTCACAGCTGGCCACCATCGAGCTGCACGATGCCTTTGCAGTGCAAGGCCTGCAGTGGCAGGCGCTGCTGCAAAGCCAGGGCATGGATGCCAGCCTGTTGAACCGCCATGGCGGCGGCATCGCACGCGGCCATCCGATTGGGGCATCGGCTGCGGTCGCTTTGGTCCGCGTGCTGGCTGATTTACAACAGGCAACGACGGGCACATCCGCAGCGCTGGGACTGGCCGCCGTAGCCGGCGCCGGCGGCTTGGGCAGCGCAGCGCTGGTATGCCAGACAGCGCTGCTATATTGA
- a CDS encoding AMP-binding protein, with product MNGSEVTHSLAPWQRLVHGPLAHWAQQRPDAIAIDDGQQRIRFADLHAAVQQRARALEAQNAPHTRLLDASQSPAALITDFLATNASGRCAALGDKAWSPAQQAQAQQWIDALAATPRSDDQGDPTLQPFYIGFTSGSTGLPKGFRRHHQSWSESFRVCVDSFGQAANGCVMAPGSLSHSLFLFGALQGIWTGGGMQLQPRFSASQCLASLRERATPCLVAVPSQLLVMLQLAERRAIAPVESLELLMISGARWMRQHTPALQALFPNARIVEFYGASESSFIAWMDANADAPPQVVGRAFSNVQLQIRDANMQPLPSGNVGTIWLRSPMLFIDYVGAQADATAALRDGDWLSVRDMGSLDAQGMLTLVGREKRMIVTQGKNLFPEEVEALLCEHPRVAAASVHGVDDALRGKQVWVALQLRDDASPVPGQPPLQPLADAALARELADWCRSQLEAHKCPRRWFSAAPWPQTASGKTDHPKLAQWLADARPSADKAS from the coding sequence GTGAACGGATCTGAAGTAACGCACAGCCTGGCACCCTGGCAGCGCCTGGTGCATGGCCCACTGGCCCACTGGGCGCAGCAGCGGCCCGATGCCATCGCCATCGATGATGGCCAGCAGCGCATCCGCTTTGCCGATCTGCATGCCGCCGTGCAGCAGCGGGCCCGGGCCTTGGAGGCCCAGAACGCCCCCCACACCCGCCTGCTGGATGCCAGCCAGTCGCCGGCCGCGCTGATCACCGATTTTTTGGCCACCAACGCCAGCGGCCGCTGCGCCGCGCTGGGCGACAAGGCCTGGTCGCCCGCGCAGCAAGCGCAAGCACAGCAATGGATTGATGCGCTGGCCGCCACCCCGCGCAGCGATGACCAAGGCGATCCAACGCTGCAGCCCTTCTACATCGGCTTTACTTCCGGCAGCACCGGTCTGCCCAAGGGCTTCAGGCGCCACCACCAGTCCTGGAGCGAGAGCTTTCGCGTGTGCGTAGACAGCTTTGGTCAGGCGGCCAACGGCTGCGTGATGGCGCCAGGCAGCCTGTCGCATTCGCTGTTCTTGTTTGGCGCGCTGCAAGGCATCTGGACGGGTGGCGGCATGCAGCTGCAGCCGCGCTTTTCTGCCAGCCAGTGCCTGGCTAGCTTGCGCGAGCGGGCCACGCCATGCCTCGTCGCCGTGCCCAGCCAGCTGTTGGTGATGCTGCAGCTGGCCGAGCGCCGCGCCATCGCGCCGGTTGAATCGCTGGAGCTATTGATGATCAGCGGCGCGCGCTGGATGCGCCAGCACACGCCCGCCCTGCAGGCACTGTTCCCCAACGCCCGAATCGTCGAGTTCTACGGCGCCTCGGAATCGAGCTTTATCGCCTGGATGGATGCCAATGCCGACGCTCCGCCGCAGGTGGTGGGCCGGGCCTTCAGCAATGTGCAGCTGCAGATCCGCGATGCCAACATGCAGCCGCTGCCCAGCGGCAACGTGGGCACCATCTGGCTGCGCAGCCCCATGCTGTTTATCGACTATGTCGGCGCGCAAGCCGATGCGACCGCCGCGCTGCGCGATGGCGATTGGCTGAGCGTGCGCGATATGGGCAGCCTGGATGCACAAGGCATGCTGACCCTGGTCGGGCGCGAGAAGCGCATGATCGTCACCCAGGGCAAGAATCTGTTCCCCGAAGAAGTCGAAGCCCTGCTCTGCGAGCACCCGCGCGTGGCCGCTGCATCGGTGCATGGCGTTGATGATGCGCTGCGCGGCAAGCAGGTGTGGGTGGCGCTGCAATTGCGTGACGATGCGAGCCCCGTGCCTGGGCAGCCGCCACTGCAGCCGCTGGCCGATGCCGCGCTGGCCCGCGAGCTGGCCGACTGGTGCCGCAGCCAGCTGGAAGCGCACAAGTGCCCGCGCCGCTGGTTCAGCGCCGCGCCCTGGCCGCAGACGGCCAGTGGCAAGACGGACCACCCAAAGCTTGCACAATGGCTGGCAGATGCGCGGCCCAGCGCAGACAAAGCAAGCTGA
- a CDS encoding biotin transporter BioY, producing MPMTSEHHTETRAQRIAMVALFAALLAAFGMIPKIDLPLGVPITAQTTGVMLAGCMLGARMGFQAMVLFLAAVALGLPLLSGGRGGMGVFFLPSAGYLIAYPMAAAVAGMVMRALAGKHSSPARLAACAFAASVAGGIVVVHAFGVLGLMLLAKLSFVQAAVGTLVFVPGDLVKCALVALIVHTVARGLPDWRFGGRRL from the coding sequence ATGCCTATGACCTCCGAGCACCACACCGAAACCCGCGCCCAGCGCATTGCCATGGTGGCGCTGTTTGCCGCGCTGCTGGCCGCTTTCGGCATGATTCCCAAGATCGATCTGCCATTGGGCGTGCCGATCACCGCACAGACGACAGGCGTGATGCTGGCCGGCTGCATGCTGGGCGCGCGCATGGGCTTTCAGGCGATGGTGCTGTTTTTGGCGGCGGTGGCCCTGGGCTTGCCACTGCTGTCCGGTGGCCGGGGCGGCATGGGCGTGTTCTTTTTGCCATCGGCGGGCTACCTGATCGCTTACCCGATGGCAGCTGCGGTGGCGGGCATGGTGATGCGGGCTCTGGCGGGCAAGCATTCGTCGCCCGCGCGGCTGGCGGCTTGTGCCTTTGCCGCATCGGTGGCGGGTGGCATTGTGGTGGTCCATGCCTTTGGGGTGCTGGGCCTTATGCTGCTGGCCAAGCTGAGCTTTGTGCAGGCTGCCGTCGGCACCCTGGTGTTTGTGCCGGGTGACCTGGTCAAGTGCGCGCTGGTGGCGCTGATTGTGCACACAGTGGCGCGCGGCCTGCCCGACTGGCGCTTTGGCGGTCGCCGCCTGTGA